The Magnolia sinica isolate HGM2019 chromosome 9, MsV1, whole genome shotgun sequence sequence taatgctctaaaatgatctcaaaaaatgtatgaacggtgtggatataataaaaacatcatggtggggcccatagagccctaccagatccaaagctccagctACCGTTTTCATTTGTACGGTGAAAACGTGTTAGTTTTGcattttatgttaaatagcaGTGACTCGTTCATAGAAAATGTGGGTTTGATAtatggctatccagaccatccaaataatgggtcttgTTGTAGATGGTTGATATTTATAATTATCTTATGTAATGATATCTTAACCATCCACTAAATGGACCATATATAGTACGGCTGTGAATACAGTTTGTTTTATAAACTATGGAAAACTCACATTTTTCGGATTTGGATTCTTATCCCAATTCAGAAGAGGAAAATTCATTTTCCCTCTTTCGACCGCCCTTTCTCTTCGTCTCCCTTCCCTCTTTCGAGCGCCATCTTCATCGCCAATCGATCACCTTTTAAGGTGATGATTTGGAAGATGGACTGCTTCCCCACCCTACAGATGCACGCCGACTGGGTGAGGGATGTGGTATGGGCCCCGAATCTGGGGCTCCCAAAATCGACGATCGCTAGTGCTTCTCAGGACGGGACGGTTGTCATATGGACGGTGGCGAAGGAAGGAGATCAGTGGGAGGGGAAGGTCTTGAACGATTTCAAGACGCCAGTGTGGAGGGTGTCATGGTCACTGACTGGGAATATATTGGCAGTGGCAGACGGGAACAACAATGTGACGT is a genomic window containing:
- the LOC131254914 gene encoding protein transport protein SEC13 homolog B-like yields the protein MDCFPTLQMHADWVRDVVWAPNLGLPKSTIASASQDGTVVIWTVAKEGDQWEGKVLNDFKTPVWRVSWSLTGNILAVADGNNNVTLWKEAVDGEWQQVTTVEP